The Streptomyces sp. HUAS MG91 sequence CAGGCCCACCGGTCTGCGCGGGGAGGCGGACGGCGCGCGCTCGGTGTCGCTGTCGTGGCGGAAGTCGCACGACGACAAGGGCGTCGTCTCGTACGACGTCTACCAGGGCACGACGAAGATCCACAGTGTGCCGGGGACGCGGACCGAGGCGCTGCTGACCGGGATGCGGCCGGGCACCGCGTACGCCTTCTCCGTACGGGCACGGGACGCCGCCGACAACACCTCCCCCGCGAGCGGGACGGTGCGGCTGACGACCGCGCGGGGCGAGGACGAGGGAGCCGACACCGCACCCGCCGACTTCCGGGCGGCCGTACGGCGCTCCGACGGCGCCTCGTACATCGATCTCACCTGGACGGCGCCGCAGACCGGCGGTGACGTTCCGGCGTACCAGGTGTACCTGGACGGCAAGCAGGCCACGACCGTGGTGTGGGGGGACAGCGCGCCCGAGGGCGCCGCGAAGTACAGCTTCTACATCGGGGAGGAGAGCGGTGCGCGGCACCGGGTGAAGATCCGGGCGCAGTTGCCGGACGGCACCTGGGGCGCGTTCTCGCCGGAGCGGACGGTGACCGGCCGTCAGTAGGCGCGGCTGGGCCGGACGACGGAACGTGTCACCTGCCCGGCCCCGGTCCGCATGCGCCCGCCCCGGCGGGGACTTTGGCTGAGCGTCAGGCAGCACGGGCTTTGCCGACTCGGGCGGGGCACGGGACGTACCGCCTCCCGTGCCGCCGGAGGACAGGGACCATGCGCATCACGTCGACCATCGCCCGCTCCGGGCTCACCGTCGCGGCCGCGGCCGCGCTGCCGCTGGCGTCGGCCGCCCCCATGGCGCACGCCGCCGGGGTCTCGGTCACCGCCGACGGCTCCACGGTGACGGCCACCACCACGGCCTGCACGAACGGCGGCAACGGTTCGCTCCTGGCCGCCGGCCAGGCCGACTTCGCCCAGGGCCGGCAGGCGG is a genomic window containing:
- a CDS encoding fibronectin type III domain-containing protein; the protein is MRRVPPRPLLPQAACVTALLTVLSGCGLLSSGDDTGGPALSEPLGVTAQAGSATSVHVMWNRPASTAAVEGYEVYRGEVRVKRLSATQQMVDVTGLRPRTRYVFTVRARDKDGEPGPASRRVTVTTPAAVAADRSAPSRPTGLRGEADGARSVSLSWRKSHDDKGVVSYDVYQGTTKIHSVPGTRTEALLTGMRPGTAYAFSVRARDAADNTSPASGTVRLTTARGEDEGADTAPADFRAAVRRSDGASYIDLTWTAPQTGGDVPAYQVYLDGKQATTVVWGDSAPEGAAKYSFYIGEESGARHRVKIRAQLPDGTWGAFSPERTVTGRQ